The Pochonia chlamydosporia 170 chromosome 3, whole genome shotgun sequence genome contains the following window.
CGCTTGATGTCCCGATGGCGGTGTTCTGTGGCGCGTGGAAGAGGTTCGCGATCATGTTGGCGCAGCGGTTGTGGATTTCTGCTGTTTGGGGGTATTCTTCGAAGTCGATGAAGTTTTTGGACATGGCTTCCATCATGAggtcttctgcttctttttcCTGATGGGGTGTTAGTTGTGTTTGAGGGAGTGGTGGAGGGAGTGTACCATGTATGTTGATACGAAGGAGGCGAGACTGCAATCATGTTAGCTCTGGGATGTATTCACTGTGCTTTTTGCTTGGGAGGTTTGTATTTGGCATGTGAAATACTTTAGCTTCGGGTTATTGTCCAAGCTGAGCTCGTCCTTGATCATGCGGTACGCAATCTCAGGCGGCATCGACTCATCGGGTATATCTGCACTCGGCAAGTCCTGAATAGCATATCGCGATCCATAAACACTGGTAAAGTCATCTTGCGAATCTACCTCGTCGGCAGAACGTTTCACACCGGCTCTAGCAGCTGGGGCCATTGTAAGATATTTCGTGAACGGTGATGTGAAGATACACGAGGTCTTTTCTCTGAAGATTTGTAATTGGACAGATGATCAATTCCTCGCAATGACACTTTAAGAATGGCACACAGGCAGACACGGCATTTATTTAAATCTCCAAGCTTCACTGCAATCGGTTACGTCGGAACCGCCAACTCAATTCTGGCCCACGCCCCAATATTTGCATTCGCATGAAATCAGGCTTTTCTTTTGAACGCGAGGTGACGCACGTATTGGTAGGATCATGCCCGCCGATTTGCTCCATATTCGATAGTTTGGTGGCAACCATGGGAAATAGAGTTTCAACAGCTCAACGGGAACAGCTTAGCTCTTGCGACGTACCCCGCAGACGGCTCGCGACAGCATTGAGATCGAGCGGCTTGCATATTGTGGTGTAGAAATGGTGCTGTGGTTGTGTGGTCATGGCCTGATGTTGGGGTAGATGCCGGAGGGTGTAGATGGATGTTGTGAGCTCAAAGTTGGGGACAGGATACTGTGTGATCATCAAGTTGGATTGACAGCTTGCAAGGCCGTGGAGGTGAAAACGAGTAATAAAATACGGAGAGAATAGCTGTTCTTGATTGAATTTCAAGGGATGCTACGGTTTGCAGATTGGTATTTCTCGCGAGACGTGAGAGATTGCGAATCCATTGATGAAAGTACATGTGTACGATTAATTCCCCGTGTTGAGAGAAGGGTTGATTTTGCGCAGTAACCTTCCCTACGTAGACTCTACTTCACCTGTAACATGAACGAACTGAGAAATCAAACCAAACATATAGTTGTTGGCAATCATTGGCATTGGTAGCACCTAATGCTAGCTGAAATTGGTATCTCAAATGAGGTCAAATAGACAAACAAAAACCGCGGTGCAAGGCAAGCAACCCCTACTCCTCGTTCCTCTAACCCCACACAACCGCCATCATTATTACACATAATGTTTAAAATAACTGTACAAACGAAATTAACGAGACATCCCTACAGAGAAACCCGAGGACATCGGTTAACCTTGGAGCACCAGTGATGTCCCAAAAGGCGCTTAGTTCTTAGCATCAGGCTGGTgagcaggctgctgctgctgaatcTGTGGCTGAAGGTCATGCATAGGATGCTGCTCCTGGTGCTGTTGAGGGTATTGCTGAGGATATTGCTGGGGATACTGCTGGGGatactgctgctgctgctgctgctgctgctgctgctgaggtggttgttgttggtagTTCTGGGCAGGAACTGGACCGGCGTCTTTTGTCTGACCCTGATGCTGTTGAGCATTCATTGGGGCCTGATTGCCGTTGTACTGGGAGTATACAGGGACGGTAGGGCCGAAGACCTCGATGGggccatcatgtcgtcggACTGCAACCATGTTCTTGCACTGAGAGCAGCGGTACTGGGTATCTTCGAACCATCCTGCGAGACAGGGCACGCAGGTCAAGCAGACGCAGAAGAGGCAGAGAATGGCACCAACGACACTATAATATACCGCATTAGGACTTGAAATTTGCCACTGACTGGCGAATTGTAAAGCTTACATTTGCATAGAAGTGCCTTCTCGCTGAACGGTGGTGGTCGTTCTCTGGTGGCAAAATGGGCAGTCAATCCACTGCGGCTGGTCGCTAAGCTGGTTCAACGGGATAACGGTCGTAGGAGGGCCATTCGTGTTTGCTCCCTGGGGTGGTTGGCCCATGGGAGCAGTCTTTGCTTGATCATAGCTTGGAGGCAGGGCCTGGCCGGTATGTGTTTGCTGCACAGGCTGAATGTGCTCGTTGCTTGTGACGGGATGGTAAGTCTGCTGTGGTTGAGTAGGAGCCAtgttttgctgctgctgctgctgctgttgttgcgagggatccatgatggctgtaAATTCGATATGATCTTCGAGGGCTGTTGGCTACAAAGAACAGCTCGTGGTGAAATAAAGTCAAGTAGGCGAAAGGAAAGTCAATTGGGAAAAGTTGAGTGGGATTGGCTACGTTTTCATTCTTTCCAAATTTGACACTTCAAACCAGGGAAGGAACATTGGACTTGGATTGTGGACCTGTTGCCTGAAGATTCCTCCGTGGCTCGTGTTAATCTCAACTTCCACTTTTTCCCACAGACCCATGATGCAGAGCTCGCATGCATCATTGGCCACGACTCGATTGAGGCTGAACCTGGACGGCAATCCTGCAAAACCCAAAACTTGGCGGTGCGAGGGTGGCCCGttcatttcttcttctttgccttcaCAGCCTCCCTTGCTCTTTGAAGGATGGATGAGTTGCCCCCATGGTGCTAACATTAGACTTGGCGGCTCAGCTAAAACGGGGCATAACTGTAGGGCTGCGAGCTTCGAATGTCGGTCCTTTCCCAATGGAGGCTTAGTATTCCGGGCTGAGTCGACTTATTTTACACTTGTCAGGGGCGAGGCATGTGGAGATTTACTCTGTCAATGGAGAAACTTTTGTTCTGGTCGTGTCAGATGGAGTCATTGACATGAAATTGGATGGGATCTTCTGTCAATCGGGTCAGCAAACTTGAGGAAGACATGACACTTTTCAACAATCTTCCCATCAGAAACAGAGATGAGGCTTATGCGCAACAAGATGCTTCACCAGTTGGCGaagtcaacattggcaaaatTTTGAGGACTGCATCAACGGCAATGCTGGTCCGGTTAGTGGGGTGGTGGCTTGCATCCTGCTGTGAGTGTGCTTGACGAGCTAATCCTTTGCTGACTGTTGCGTTATGCAGGCTCCAGTATCCTTGGAGGGACAGCAAGCTGCTGGGACTTGAAGGCCCGGAGCGATACTGTGAGGTGGGAGCCGCAGATAAGATATTTTACCTCGACTCCTGTGATGAAATCGAGTGCCAGATTGACGAGTACGGTTTTGCAGCATGAGGCCACACCAACGAATCTCATATCCAACGCGGCGCGAGACTCTGAGACAACCCAAAGAAGAAGTccccagcacagcacatGATTTGCTAGCTACGGGAATAGTGAGGCTTGGCGTATTATCCGCGGCGCACTATCACCTAGCGGGCTCAGTTGCCAACGTCTGGAAACGTCATAATGTGATGACTAGCATTCTTTGCCCGTATGCCTGGAGCAGGCCGAGATGGGTACGttgcccatgccatgcgACATCGCACCAAGAGACGTAGGGAATATAAGGTGTCCTTCGACCAAGTTCGGTAACGTAATCAACTCTCACAACATGCCGAGAAGGTAGCAGCTCAGAGTTGAAGAGTTCTGCTATAAGTGCCCAACGAAGTGGCATTGCGTTTCAAGCATCACCGAGGGACACAGTGTACGACAGTTCGCCATCATGAACTAGAACAGCAAACCCGTAGACATGTCAACGTTCAGCTTGTGACTCGACTTGTGAAACTTGTTGTTGGACAAAGATAATTTTCTCTGATATTATATGATCATCGTCTGTCCCAGATCCAGGCATTTCTCATTTTCTGGTTCAACTTTTGTCTCGGCCATCTTTCAAGCGCTTGTTTACATCTGTCCAAGGAATTACAAATCTGAATATTCATCATGAGAGTGTCAACACTCTCGATCTTGCCCGGGCTACTGAGTGCTGCAAAGGCCGCGACATTTCAAGACTGTGGTACGTTCCCCCCTGTGCTTCTCttcaaagagaagaaacaCTTATATGTTGACTGACTTATTTGTGTGAAATAAATAGGCAGCACTGCAAATGACCTACAAGTCTCTATCGCCGGTTGCACTGATGCCAATCCCGCCTGCATTTTCAACACTGGTCAAAAGGCATCCATAAAAGCTACATTCACCTCCCCCGTCACCATCGAAAGTGCAGAAATCAAGATTACAGCCTCAGTGGGAATCGCCAGTCTGAATTTCCCACTGAGTCCCGCCGAGGCCTGCGGTAACTGGGGGCTGAAGTGCCCTGCACCGGCTGGGTCGCCTCAGGCGCTAATGGTGGAAGTTCCTATTGATAGTAGCTATCCCAAGATCAAAGTTGGGGTAGAACTCCAGTTGGTTACTTCTCAAGGAGAGAAGTTGATTTGCAAGTCATTTCCAGTGGAGATTAAGTGAGGAAGTCGGTTTGGGACGTAGTTTGCTTGGGGATTCAGTTGGACGGGTGAGTGTTGGGAGACTTTGGCAGATAATTATGACGGCCTCCAGAGAAGTTTGTAAGACTGTGATAGTTTACTTGATTCTGTGTTGTTAATTCTGTGGCTATCAATAGAGCTTTCAAGTGTTGTCTACTGTTTATGGAAGCCAATGTTGTACATATGTATGCCGCCTCCCACAGACGGCCAAATGGCGGGGCTCGATTCCTTCTAGCGCCAGCTGAGCTGAACAGGCATACAATCTGGCGTCTGGTTCATTCAATATTTCCATCCAGGCAGCCAATCTTGGACAATGACACAACTACTTCTCAATACAATTTTGTTCTCTTGTCGCTTCTCTTCATCCTACAATGCACAGTAGCACTCTACAGTGAAAATGGATAAGAAAATCAACACATCGCGATTCTACTTTGAATACAAAGGTCACCCCATACccgacatcaccacctttttcaacatcatcatctccCAAAGACCAAGGCAACCCATCATATATCTAGCCGGCGATTCATCCCTCGACAACAAGTACTGGCTGCCATCCAGCTCACCAAGCGGCAAATCTCTACCCGTTGCCGTTCCTGACATCTACAGGGCCGCGCTGGGGCGACCATTCCCCAAGGCAGATGTCGCATTCTGGCTGAACCACTTCCTTGGCCAAACAGCCACGACTCAATCTTGCCGTTGAAGCATCCCTACTACGGGAGAGAGATAGCCAACTCCTACAGCATGACGAATTTATCAGAGATCACATCCGCGCCGATGACTTTCTCATCGTCTCGGTCGGCGCAAATGACATCGCCATGAGCCCCAATTTTTCTACCATCTGGCACATGCTTCTGCTTGCCTGGCTGACGCCGCTGTCTTCTATCCGCAGCGGCAGAGCATGGGCACTTCGGTATTTTGTCAACATGTTCAAGTCAAAGGTTGAGTTGTACATATCCAAGCTGGTCGAGAAGCATAAGCCCAAGGCCGTCGTCGTCTGTATGATCTACTTTCCTCTTGAGGCACAGGCAGCGAGGCAATCTAGTTGGGCGGACATTCCTCTCAGGGTTCTGGGATACAACACGTGGCCTGGGCGGTTGCAGGCGGCCATCGCCAAGATGTATGAGCTTGCGACgaaggagattgagattCCTGGGGTCAAGATCATTCCGTTTGCGCTGTTTGAGATTCTGGATGGGAAGGATGGCGGCGATTATGTCGAGAGGGTAGAGCCGAGTGTGGAAGGGGGTCGGAAGATGGCATCGCAACTGGCGGGAATTATTGGGCCGTTGATCGAAGAGGAGAAGTAGTTTATGTAGGTTTCGGGCTCTATGGGATGGGTATTTAGCGGTTTATGGAATCGGTATTGTAAGCGTTCGGAGCGAGTTCTTGATATTTTGATGTATTGTTTGATAAGAAGTACATTGGCTTATATTGAAGCACTTTCTTGCAAAGCACATTTGGAAATTTACCATAATACATCGGGAGGCTTGCTTAAAATGTGTAGCTGGTTAGCTTTGCTCTGCTattgacatgacatgacaaCGTTATCTATTGCTTGAAGTTAGGCTTCAGCTGACCGCATGCCTGACAGAGCCAACAACGTTGCATGTCTTAACAGTGAGGATCTTTCTTTGACAATATCTTGTCCGTCTGATGTGATGTGATCCTTGGTATGTAAGCTGCTTTAGCCTCAGAAAGGTCACCTCTTGACAAAGACTGCAGCATTGGCCACAATGACCATATTAATACACTTTTGGTGGCCTGCAAGTGTTTTCTACATTTCCCTTCATCAAGTCAATGAATTCAATTCTTTTGCAAAATCCACCTGAATCTCGTCTGCATTTCGATGCAAGCTCAAGCAGTGGTGACACTATTGGTCGTCAAGCCAGGACCCACCTTTGAGAAAGAGCTTCTTGACGTCGACCTCAAAATTGCCAACTCCACGCATTCAACGACTTCCAAGCACGCGCAACTGTGTTTGTCCAAGAAAATCGCCCGTCTTTCGTCCTCCCAACTCAACAACTATTCGCGTCCAAGGGAACAATCAACACATTTCGAACCAGGCACGCCCAAAATGCCAAAAGAAAAGGGCTACAATCCGGTGCAAGCTCAGCGCAAAgcagacaaagccaaggcagtcaaGAAAGGTAACGTCCCCTCGTCAATCATACCATTCGATCGTCATTCTAACCTTCACGTACAGGCAgagcagaagctcaagaaAGACGCAACGAGAAATTTGCACGCAAAAACCCAGACCGAATCCAGAAGCAGATCGATGACCTGAAGAAAATCGctgccggcggcggcaagcTCTCCCAACATGAGGAGCAGCTGCTGGAAGGACTCGAGAAAGAAATCAAGCTCATTAGAAAGGCGAGGGAAAACTTAGGCGAGCGTGCACCATCATTCAATCGCGGTGGCAGACGAGATGGGGACTCGGGCGTCCTGGGGAAACGGCGACGGAATTCTGCTGGTTCGAGTACCGACGAGGATGTATCAGACGAAGTGCGGAAGATCCCCATGCCCAGAGATACACCGCCCCCGATCCCCAAGGAAGTGCTGGATCAGTGGTACGCGAAACGACGAGCACGACGGAACCCGAATGCCGATGCGATGCGTGCAGATGCAgagaacaaggagaagaCTCCCAAGACGGAAGCTCCCCCTGCTCCAGTTCAGACTGTATACGAAGCGAAACCCGTCTTGCGGGATCTTCGACAAGAAGCTGTCTCTGCGTTTGTGCCGGCTGCTGTGCAGAAGAAACTGAACAAAGGTCGTGGACAGGCTGGCCTAATAGAACCTGAGGAGGCGGATCGATTGGAGAAAGAAGGCTATTTGAAATCCGCAAACGACGAGGCTAGCACTACGGAGAGTACCCAGCAGATATCCATGACCGCAACCGTGgaagacgttgaagatgacgacgagtAACTGGGATGTGTACACAAGCACGAAGTGAATAATCATCGAGGTGCCTATATTCACCAAGGACCAAGACTTAACTCGCATTTCAGGAGGTTATCAACCGACATTTTTCACGGGAACCACGACATGGTCATCAATAATCTACCTTCAGACCGGCCCTAAGAGGACGCGAAATCAGCTGCATATGATGACTCTGATTCGCACAAGCCTTTCGCTCTCGGCTTGTGTCAAATTTGCCCTCAAAGATCAAGAATGCGACTTATGAACACGATCTTTGGGTCTACGGCATTTTCTCTTTAGCCGAGGCGCCCAATGCATCTCACTGGTACCCGATTCTGCGTGGTATCACGCACCAGGAGTACATTCCGTGTGCGACCCAGTCGAAAATTCATCTACGCAACAAATAATTGGCGAGCTTATCAACCGGAGTAATTTTGATGGAGGAATACCGTCGTGTTCTTCGGATGAACGTGCGTTGAGCTGATCAACGACACGGACGAATTGGGATGCTCTTCTCGAAAGTGTCACATGTTACATCGCCTTCGCAAAACCAGACCGGCTGCAAGCATCCTGCTGCTTAATACCAAGGCTTTTGGTCCATCACAGTTGAGCCACTTACGAGGGCACTTGAAACCAACGCCATATGCATCGGAATTCCTCCTCCGTCAGTGGGCTCCACCGGCCTTGGCACCTTGTCTGTTCATCGACTTTTCAATGCGAGGTGGTCAATTGAGGAGAGATGCCCTTCTGAGATAAAGTCAACGGTGTTTTGATAGAGTTTGGTTCGCTCATACCGAGGCTCATTCTCATCTCGGTGCTGCAGATGAGCAATTCGGGATGAGACTTGCACAACTAGACATTATAAATCAGCAATTATAAATATGTATTCTGCGCCTGCACTGCAACTCGACGCGTATTTGACAATCCTTCGGGCCATTCTAGATGAGGGAATCAAGACTGACAATCTGAGCAAACATTTTGATGGTTTGATGAGTCAAATCAACATGAAGACGGAGCTCGGCTTCGGTGCTCGCTTCACACTGTTGTGTCGTCGCCTCGACACTCACTAGGCCATGGATGTCGTTAAATGTGATCCCATGGCCTCCACAGCAGCCACGAGCGAGCATCTCCCGACTGGTTGGGCATCAAACAACTACAGCAGAAAGAGCCGCTGGTAGCCAAAAGGATTTATGAAAACGGAGCTAAACCCGGACACCATCCACGCATCAAGCCGGGAATGGCGTTCAACGGCAGGCAATGAAGGCCTCAAGTGGATTCAATGCCCCCACACAATCAATCATTGATGATTGAGTTTGGTCGCTTTCCGCGCCGACCGCCGGCCGGGGTTTTGAAAAATCAATGATGCCTCCCTCCCACTAGCCAGGTCAGTTACTAATGAGAAATGTCATTTTTTCCCTCTGACCAGAACCTTTTAATACTTGAGTCCCGCCTGTTTGTAGAAGGCACTTTTCTGAAACTGTGAACAACCTATATTCTTGGCATCCCTACCCTGATTTTATGCATACCAAAGAGACATAAAAACATCAAGAGAGAACCCTCTTCCAGACAGTGAGTTTACCGTTTTACGTAACCGTCGAAGGACGCAATTATGGACCTTTACCAGGTAAACTCGCGAGTACTCCACGACGATGAAGTGAGCCGCGCTGTGGAAAATGCCGGCCAGGACGGTATCAACAATGATGGAGCCGAGACCAAGGggaacagcaacaacaacaacagcaacctgGAGAAACAGCCCACCGCTGTTTCCAGCGCATCTTATGAAGAGACCTTTCCCGAAGGAGGAACACAAGCgtggctggtggtgctcgGCGCCTGGTTTGCCTTGATGTCAGCTCTGGGTTTGATGAATACCATTGCTATTTTCCAAGCATACACACTCAGCCACCAGTTGAAGGGCCAGAGCGAAGGCACCGTCGGTTGGGTCTTTTCCATCTACACCTTTCTTGCCTTCTTTTGCGGTGTCTATATTGGACCCGTGTTTGACAAGTATGGCCCTCGGTGGCTGGTCATTGCTGGATGCATCACAACCGTTACTGGAGTTGTGTGCATGAGCTTCTGCACCGGTAAGTTGTCACGAGCTAGAGACATACTCTGCAATATTGTATCTGCGCAATCTTTGTATGTAAGTGTTTACTAATCGAACACACTTTAGAACTATGGCACTTCATCCTCTCTTTCGGCATCCTCTGTGGTGTCGGCACCTCACTACTCTTCACGCCGTGCATTGCCGCCGTGGGACATTGGTTCCGTAAGCGTCGAGGTTTTGCTACGGGAATGGCCTCTACAGCCGGAGGTATAGGCGGCATTATCTTCCCGCTCATGCTCACAGCACTCTTCGACCAGATTGGCTACGGCTGGGCAACTCGCGTTCTGGCTCTCGTCTGTCTTTTCGGCGGCGTCATTGGCATTCTGCTTGTCCGATCTCGACTCCCCCCTGCACCTAATGCCACTGCGCACCCCGACTTTCGCATCTTCAAGCAAGTTCCATATACCCTCACAGCAATTGGTATCTTCTTGCTTGAATTCTCGCTCTTCATCCCCCTGGCATACATCTCGACATACGCACAGCACAAGGGGTTCAGCGAGCAATTTGCCTTCCACCTCCTCCCTATTATGAATGCGGGATCTGTGGTTGGACGAGCTCTTCCAGGTTACTACGCAGACGTTGTGGGCCCGTTCAACGTGTGCATGTTCTCCGTGGTTCTCTCGCTGGTTGCATGCCTGTGCGTTTGGCTTCCCCTGGGACAAACGGCAGCAGGTATAATCGTCTTTTCGATCctctttggctttggcagcgGCACGAGCATCGCCATTGCTCCGGTGTGTATCGGGCGGATGTGCAAGACGCAGCAATATGGTCGATATTACGCCACGACTTACACGGTCGTATCGTTTGCGTGCCTTATTGGCATTCCTATCGCTGGAAGTATTGTCGGCGCCAGTGGTGGCGAGTACAAGAATCTTATTATTTTCACGGGGTCTATTTACATTGGCTCTCTGGTGTTTTTGATGGCGGCTAAGGTGAGCCAGCTTGGTTTGAAGGGCTGGCTGGGGGCCTACTGAGACGACAAGGTGTTGAGCAGTTTAACCGCTGGCCCTTGACCTTCATGATGCAAGGATGACTTCCACGGTTGGCTCTCGAGGTGTGAGCGTCTCTTGATTGAAAAGTTTGTTATCTTTATTTCAGTATACGCGAGGGAGCATTTTGGCGTTTGGTTCTGAATTTAGGCATTGCTCTGGAGTATCAATGATTCATGGCAGTGCGTAGCACATTAACGAAAATACCCAAAAGTAGATATGATGAACAAAACTTGAATATAATTTTATAAATGCTGCAAATCTCATCCCGGACCGCAGACCCATGCCATTCTGTACTCATCTCACAGATCGAAGACCCTCTTTCAAAACAACTCAGATCCTCCCGCACCATTCATCATGTCTATGCAATATATCCATATATATACAAATCTCAAAATATCCCTCACGGTATACAAAATCTACCTCCCAATATGCACATCATGCAGCTCCGCCACCGCGGGAATAATCAACTCCTCAATCTCCGTCGCCGGATCCTCCCTCGGCAACTCCTCCGCCCTCAACGGCCGTCCCTCCGCGTCCCCCCAGCCCGTCTCGCCGCCTTTCCGCATCGACGCCGGCGGCGGCACGCGCAGCCAGTTATCCTCCCGCCCGGGACTCACAAACACAACCTCCCACTTGCGCGTGGACAGCAAATTCCCAATAACAAGATGGTGCTGGTACCTGTCCAGCGAATACCGCGCCTTGTGTACCAGGATCCTGGGATCCGTCTCCAACTTATACGAGACGATCATGCCCTGGGGCGCCCACCCGTCCACGAGATTCTTGAGAAACTTGGGCACAGGATCCAGGTCGATGACTAGGCGTTTCGACCTCGGCACCCGTGGCGACGCATCAAAGTTATCAaactcctcatcctcagagCCCTGCTTCTGCGCATCTCCCGCAAACCCCTTCACCGCATCCGTACTCTGGATTTTATGCTCGGCCATCCTCTCGGGTGGAACAAAGAAATCCGACACCGCAGCCGCCAAATACAACAACCCCTTCCTGCCCAACGGCCTCATCAGCCTAGAAATCGCCCTCAACTCATGCAGATAATCGCCAATCGTAACAAACGGAATCATGAGCAGCAtctccgcctccttcgcTCTCCGATACCGCCTCAGCACATCCCTCACCTTCGCGGAGTCATGGCCCTCCCGCCAGCCTACATTCCCGTCAGGGCCCTCGCTCAGAAAATCGAGAAAGCAGTCCTTGGAGTGCGAAAAGTGCCGCGAGTAGGGCAGAAGGCTGAACTGGCGGTGCAGGAATATGACCGCGTACCCGGCCTGGAGGAAGTACTCTGCCGAGGTGGCGCCGCGGGTGCCGGCGGAGAAGTTGTCGATGAAGCGGACGGTTTGCTTTTCGAGGGGGACGGTGGTGCCGCCGgaggtgatgaggacgacgcGCCGGTTGGCGAGGGCgtgggtgttgatgaaggaTGAGGCGAGGGTTGTGTGTTCGGGGAGGGATCGCGGGGGAGGATTGCTGGAGAAGTAGGCGTCTTCTTCGGAAGACATTGTGGGGGAGATGGGGTGGTGAATGAGTGAGTGTGAGTGAGTGTGGGAAGTGTGAAGATCGTTTGGGACGAGGTTGGGGATTGGTTCGTCGGGGTTTTGTGTTGTGACTTCTTGGTTATATAGCTTGGCTGTGCTCACAACTACGAAGCAGCTTACATCCCGGATGCCGGGTCTGGGAATGGGTCTGCGTCTGTCTGCGTCTGTTTGGTGGGGTTCACGTTGTGACGATGGTGGTACAAATACATTTGATGGATTACAATCACTGGCGAGTATTAATGAGCTGTGAATAAATAAACATATCATACGCAAAGATGAAATTGAATCTGAAAGCATGAGATAAAGTGACGTTTatcgtcaaactcgtcattTCTTAAATCGCAcccccatccatccatccatccatccccacCAATGACCATGCCGACTTCATTTATTTCCAATGTTCCATTTGCCTCGGCTTGTGCTCCCTTCCCCAGCCGGACTCCTTATGTCAACGGTGGTGggacaattttttttttttttcatcaACGGTGCAGGGTCCAGCTTGGCATCTGCATTGCATTCGTGGCTTTGGCTGTGCTCCTTGTTCCTTGTCCTGGTTGCGCAGAAATGTTGCATGGGGGTGATCAAACTCTGGGCCGATGAGCCGAAACGTGGCCGGGTTTGTGTCCGTGGCGTATCCTTCAACTTCGATGACATATCCCCAATCCTTTCACTTACCCTTCATCATAGTCTACAGAGTTAAAGTTACAGAGTGCCATCTTTTATTTAAATCTACGTGCATAAACGAACCACTGGCTTACTCCCTCACTGCATTGACATCAACGCCACCTGCAGTTCACAGCCCACAATGCCATCATTTCATGCTTCAATGCTTCTAATTCTTCGTTATATAGCCTCTACATAAATACATACATTCTTCTTTTAACGCAGCAAGTAGGATAATACATAAAATGTGTCAATCAAGGGATCGCTCCATACAGTATCCCCCTTCCTATCGCTTGTCGCTCGATGGGCCAAGTCTCCATGCTCGTAGAGGCAAGCTCTGCAAATGGAGCACCTTGGGCTTAATGTACCACAAGAACGTGGCAATTCCAAACGCAACACATAACATGTTGACCATGTAGTATCCATCTCGACTCATGTCGCATGTGCCGCCACCTTTCTCACATCTCTCCTTCTCTGCTTGAA
Protein-coding sequences here:
- a CDS encoding WW domain binding protein (similar to Metarhizium robertsii ARSEF 23 XP_007820001.1); amino-acid sequence: MPKEKGYNPVQAQRKADKAKAVKKGRAEAQERRNEKFARKNPDRIQKQIDDLKKIAAGGGKLSQHEEQLLEGLEKEIKLIRKARENLGERAPSFNRGGRRDGDSGVLGKRRRNSAGSSTDEDVSDEVRKIPMPRDTPPPIPKEVLDQWYAKRRARRNPNADAMRADAENKEKTPKTEAPPAPVQTVYEAKPVLRDLRQEAVSAFVPAAVQKKLNKGRGQAGLIEPEEADRLEKEGYLKSANDEASTTESTQQISMTATVEDVEDDDE
- a CDS encoding esterase, SGNH hydrolase-type, subgroup (similar to Metarhizium robertsii ARSEF 23 XP_007820003.1) — translated: MDKKINTSRFYFEYKGHPIPDITTFFNIIISQRPRQPIIYLAGDSSLDNKYWLPSSSPSGKSLPVAVPDIYRAALGRPFPKADHDEFIRDHIRADDFLIVSVGANDIAMSPNFSTIWHMLLLAWLTPLSSIRSGRAWALRYFVNMFKSKVELYISKLVEKHKPKAVVVCMIYFPLEAQAARQSSWADIPLRVLGYNTWPGRLQAAIAKMYELATKEIEIPGVKIIPFALFEILDGKDGGDYVERVEPSVEGGRKMASQLAGIIGPLIEEEK
- a CDS encoding LPS-induced tumor necrosis factor alpha factor (similar to Metarhizium robertsii ARSEF 23 XP_007820007.1), giving the protein MDPSQQQQQQQQQNMAPTQPQQTYHPVTSNEHIQPVQQTHTGQALPPSYDQAKTAPMGQPPQGANTNGPPTTVIPLNQLSDQPQWIDCPFCHQRTTTTVQREGTSMQIVVGAILCLFCVCLTCVPCLAGWFEDTQYRCSQCKNMVAVRRHDGPIEVFGPTVPVYSQYNGNQAPMNAQQHQGQTKDAGPVPAQNYQQQPPQQQQQQQQQQQYPQQYPQQYPQQYPQQHQEQHPMHDLQPQIQQQQPAHQPDAKN
- a CDS encoding Npc2-like protein (similar to Metarhizium acridum CQMa 102 XP_007807283.1) encodes the protein MRVSTLSILPGLLSAAKAATFQDCGSTANDLQVSIAGCTDANPACIFNTGQKASIKATFTSPVTIESAEIKITASVGIASLNFPLSPAEACGNWGLKCPAPAGSPQALMVEVPIDSSYPKIKVGVELQLVTSQGEKLICKSFPVEIK
- a CDS encoding MFS monocarboxylate transporter (similar to Cordyceps militaris CM01 XP_006668808.1), with amino-acid sequence MDLYQVNSRVLHDDEVSRAVENAGQDGINNDGAETKGNSNNNNSNLEKQPTAVSSASYEETFPEGGTQAWLVVLGAWFALMSALGLMNTIAIFQAYTLSHQLKGQSEGTVGWVFSIYTFLAFFCGVYIGPVFDKYGPRWLVIAGCITTVTGVVCMSFCTELWHFILSFGILCGVGTSLLFTPCIAAVGHWFRKRRGFATGMASTAGGIGGIIFPLMLTALFDQIGYGWATRVLALVCLFGGVIGILLVRSRLPPAPNATAHPDFRIFKQVPYTLTAIGIFLLEFSLFIPLAYISTYAQHKGFSEQFAFHLLPIMNAGSVVGRALPGYYADVVGPFNVCMFSVVLSLVACLCVWLPLGQTAAGIIVFSILFGFGSGTSIAIAPVCIGRMCKTQQYGRYYATTYTVVSFACLIGIPIAGSIVGASGGEYKNLIIFTGSIYIGSLVFLMAAKVSQLGLKGWLGAY
- a CDS encoding phosphopantothenate-cysteine ligase-like protein (similar to Metarhizium robertsii ARSEF 23 XP_007819999.1), whose protein sequence is MSSEEDAYFSSNPPPRSLPEHTTLASSFINTHALANRRVVLITSGGTTVPLEKQTVRFIDNFSAGTRGATSAEYFLQAGYAVIFLHRQFSLLPYSRHFSHSKDCFLDFLSEGPDGNVGWREGHDSAKVRDVLRRYRRAKEAEMLLMIPFVTIGDYLHELRAISRLMRPLGRKGLLYLAAAVSDFFVPPERMAEHKIQSTDAVKGFAGDAQKQGSEDEEFDNFDASPRVPRSKRLVIDLDPVPKFLKNLVDGWAPQGMIVSYKLETDPRILVHKARYSLDRYQHHLVIGNLLSTRKWEVVFVSPGREDNWLRVPPPASMRKGGETGWGDAEGRPLRAEELPREDPATEIEELIIPAVAELHDVHIGR